A single window of Bos javanicus breed banteng chromosome 19, ARS-OSU_banteng_1.0, whole genome shotgun sequence DNA harbors:
- the LOC133231773 gene encoding WAP four-disulfide core domain protein 18-like gives MKTGTVFVLLAFLVMGLEMARTQVSLVEGQQELGFCPELPEGTVGICVEMCSGDDSCPEGMKCCSNGCGHVCKTAVFRKVGSGGLGKAGLNSD, from the exons ATGAAGACAGGCACCGTCTTTGTTCTGCTGGCTTTCCTCGTCATGGGGCTGGAGATGGCCAGGACTCAGGTGTCTCTTGTCGAAG GACAACAGGAACTTGGATTCTGCCCAGAGTTGCCCGAAGGTACTGTGGGAATTTGTGTTGAAATGTGCTCAGGTGATGATTCCTGTCCTGAGGGAATGAAATGCTGCAGCAATGGGTGTGGTCATGTCTGCAAAACTGCTGTCTTCAGA aagGTTGGCTCTGGTGGCCTTGGGAAAGCTGGACTGAACAGTGATTGA